The Helianthus annuus cultivar XRQ/B chromosome 15, HanXRQr2.0-SUNRISE, whole genome shotgun sequence genomic sequence TTCAGCAAATTTTCAATCACCAGCAGGTCAAtctctatatctatctataaaCACCTTCGacctttgattattagtaaataGAATCCAAAAACTTCGGAGAATAAAAGTACCCTTTTAAAATGCCACCAGTATACTTCTTTGGTCtatgacaatttcagcatactcCAACCATCGTACTGCTGCAATAAAAAAGAGAGATTAATTTAGTATAGGCGAATCTAAATCATATTTTTGTAATAAATACTAAAAAATGACTTAAAATATTGATGATATCATAAGTCTATGTTCTCCTCAAAGAGAAGTCGTAAAAAATGAATCATGATCCGCATGCATATCCATTGACGAATCAGAGTGATCTTCATTGTTTCTTGGTCCATGAGATATGTAATAGTTCTGAAGGCTGCGATGAACTGGGCTTGGCTTGAGAATATATAATTCATGGGTGGAGCTTGATCACTAGCGACAATGCTAGTATTAGTCGAGTCGGGTTGTAAACTTCTTGGAGCCATTGCCATTGATGGTTCCTCCCAAGATACATTATTCAtagttatttaaaaaaataaatggtATACTTGTAAAATTATAGCTACTGTTATAGATACCTCCAATTGTGCAAAAACCTCTTTATATTATCATCTTAAAGTCATTACTTGAAGTTGTTCCCAGATAATGTTTTTTACtcctaatttttattttattttatcaaCCAATCACCATGTTACATTTATCCTAAAAACAATCATATACTTCAATTATTATTCAAGATTTTGTTTCttcacttatttattttatcACACATTCATCACCACATGTTCGATTTTAAAATTCCAATTTATCACGcgattattttatattatttatttgtaaaaAGATAATATATAATAATGAAATATCTTTTGTTTACAAAAGCAATATTATTTATAAATgattttatgtatatataattagCCGCAGTAACCCAAATTAGCCGTTAAAATGTGTTTTAAGCACGAATGATTTTCTGTCAAACTTGCAATCAATTTGCACGCTTTTCTTTTTCAATAAGCAATCCATTTGAATGCAACAACCGTTTTGCAGTTCATCAGGTTATATAAAAGCAGTGTCAAATCAATCTATTACACCTTTTCCCAACATAACAGcactttcaatttcttttcttttcatcaATCTACGATATCCTCTATGCTCGCTGAACTTCGGCAATGAACTAAAACGGCGCATCAATAGCTCGTCAAAATCCCATAGGAGACTCAAGAACGTCACGCACAAtctctcttttctctctctcgGCCAAAGGTTACTCGATTTTCATCCATCGCTGCTGATCGgtatatttttttatatgttatgTGCTTTGTTGTCCACCTTTTAACACTCATCAATAAACCCCTTGCGTAATTATGATATCAGTATATGGTTAGTGTTAAGGTTGGAAGTAACATGAATTAATATTCTTATAGAACATGTTTGAGATCTAGAGGCGTTTTCGCTGTATGTTTAAATGAATTTAACACCTAAACGATTTCTTGGTAGTCCAGGTTGTTGTTATGGTGCCTGTTAATCTGTTGAACTGCCTTGGGTCGTTGGTTCGACTCCGACGTGAATCATTTTTTAATTGCTATGTTCCACCCATATGGCCATATTAAACAATTGTGGCTTTAAAAAAAaccgtttctttttattttattttgaccTACTATGcagctttttttttcttttttcttttttttttccagaAGAAGGAATTTATGTTGTCAAACCATTgcattttttgttttaaaatttacGATATAAAATCTAAACCCATTGTTTTCACTTTTAATTATTATAAGATAAACATTATTCTTGAATCTCTTAAAATTTATAGAGAGAAGATTTTGTATTTGACAAAAATTGTCTACGAAGTTTAAGAGACAAGCTTAGCCATTAATCTCggcggtgacattttcgtaaataTAAGATTCAAATAATTGAAGAAACATATAAAGAAAGGGTGTTCTTGTCATTTCTCACGTTAACTTATTCCCTCTTGATTTTCACACGggtataactttttcatacattaaatatatatttttttttaaattacaccgtATTAACAAGAATTTCATTCTCTTCAATTCGAGTAACCTATTAacctattgctatagttttttttaaatgtacatgattttgaatacccattacgtgattacgtgattttgaatactcattacttgattacgtgattttgaatacccaacaCATGActacatgattttgaatacccattacgtgatttcattatagtatgtGAAACCACACTTAGTGATTACCTAATTACGTAACAATAGTTGACTATGTATTATTaagtgactacgtgattttgaatacccatatCTTGATTACATGATTttattatagtattttatgtgaaaCCACACTGAGTGATTATGTAATTACGTAAAAACAAAAACGTGTAATACATAATATTTCATGTAAATACTAAATATTTCATGTCTAATCACTTATTAAGGATAAATTATATACAAAACATTAGCCAAATCCACTTATAATAACCACATAATGCTATATATTAGAGATTTAATCACATAATTAAGCATAAACAATCAAGTTCTGATTATTAAATGTGTAATCATGTAATAAACATAATTATAATAACTTCAGTCATAACAAATCATATTAATGTGTAATCAATTAATGGatttatattgaatgtgtaatcacgtactGTTtatatattgaatgtgtaatcaggTAATAATAATTCAAAATCATGTAGTCATGTGTTAGatatacatcatcatcatcatactcagtaaatccacCAATAGCACAGCTAAGGTAGGGtatgaggagggtaagatgtagacagccttacctctactccATAGGAATAGAAAgactgcttccaatgagacccccggctcgatagtagttttgcatcaagccttggacacaaGGCCAAAATtaagacaaaggccgattagtgcatgtactcccttgtcttttggctatcaatgccaccacataatgcatgattaaccatccccctcttttaacgttattttcatgaaattagtaaaataacgttaaaattagtgcagtTTCACTTTTGACTCCCGAGTGCCcgcacatatatacattatatgtgcataccGCAAGCAGAGCGTAATGTGTTAGATATACAAAATCACGTAATGGATTAATGGATATTCAAAATCCTAtaaatttttttgtaagaaaacTATAGTAATAGGCTAATCGAATTAAAGATAATGAAATGCTTGTTAACAGGgtggaatttaaaaaaaatattagtgtataaaaaagttatagtCGTTTGAAAATCAACAGAGATGTTCTTCAGGTGAAAAAAGATCAAATTACCTTTATATCAATGACACGTATCCTCATATCTCCTCACGTATGCTTCCCACAAAATGTTGTCTTGTGTATGATCCTTTATCCTTTTAGTCTCTTTCATTATttggaattaaaaaaaaaaaaacaggaatCATAAATCTTATTTATAAAAAGATTAGTATTCATCAATTTATCTTTATAAAGACTAAACGATTGTTCAATCGTATTATATATACTCTTAAAATCAATGGTCGATGCCTGTCACATCACAGGCACCGCCATATTCTATATATATAAAATGTCTGCCATACAAGAAATTAAAACCTTGAACTTGGTCTGGTGGTTTCTATGTATGAATTGCATCGAGAGAGTACAGGGTTCGATTTCCCCCaccttattattttttttctttgagATTGCAATGCCAGCATCCAGCCAAAAATATCACAGTGGGTCAATTAGATATGATTCAATTAAAaccaatatatattatttaacttACTATTTTATCATTATTTAACTAATGTTTTTTAAACTAGAACtagattagaaccccgtgtattacacgggctgaataaatgtgaatttatatactaaataataaaataatatatctttaaagactttgtttattacatggattgaatacatataattttatatactaaaaaataaaaagttatatctttaaaaaccccttGTATtgttgtacaggttgaataaatataattttatacatcaaataatgaagaaaaatactaaataataaattatttatatatttaaaaaaccccgtgtattgtacaggttgaataaatctaattttatatatcaaataataaaaaaagttacatttttaaaaactcatgtattacacaggttgtataaatgtaattttgtatagtaatttataaaaaagttatatctttaaaaatccctgtgtattacacgggttgaatttatatatcaaataataaaaaattatatttttaaatacctcatgtattacacgggttggataaatgtaattttgtatagtaaatgataaaaaaagttgtatcttaaaataccccgtgtgttacacgggttgaataaatgtaattttatatagtaaataataaaaacttatatctttaaaaacctcatgtaATACGCGAGTTGAGTTCTGATTAATTTCAGATTTTGATTTCCTGCATTTTCTCACCTATTAAGTAATAATAATTTTTCTCTCCTTAAAATTACATCTTAAGTcatattcttatttttataaaacatataaaaatatgtaatattttatttaaaataaatatatttaaaacatttactgattataaagagttaaatatatttaaaatatattactGATTATAAAGAGTCATAGACAATTTAAATATGTTACCTAAATTTGGATGTAAAAGTATAAacgtaaatattaaaataaaatctctCTACGATATAATAAAACTTTAATGGAACCTATTCCTATATCTaaggaaatatattataaaaataataattttatattaatagtatattttctaaataactttttaatctatactatatctctacgtatatctcataattatatatattaaatagtataTCTCTACGCATAtctcataaataattatttaattttaaataattatttaattttaaaaagctaaaaaatagatggctccaatgagtgacatgtgtcctcaaagtggtttcttttattatattgtATAGATTAAGTATTCTTTATCTTTTCACTAGAATTAAGTATTCTTTATCTTTTCATCAAAATTAATCAAGTATTTAAATTCACACAACCTTTTTAATTGCTAAATCAATATATTCTTTCATATAAAAAAATCATTTAGTTTTTTTAAGTTAACTAGGTTTATGAAGTCGCCGTGTTGCGGcgaacttcttttgttatttagtctgtgtttacatgtgttttaaaataactacgagcgcgttgcgcacgaaaccgctgacaagaataaaaagaaaatgtccAAAAAATCAcgaaaagaaaatcaaccaaaaagttgtatggtaataatGTTGGTcatatgaaacccgtggtcagagatgggCAAAtgtactgggtaccggtaccgaatttcctgaaccgaaagaTTTTAAGTATCAATTTGTTACTGACTTTTGGCGTTACttgtaccggttcgctaccgatTTTTAATAGCATCCGTATATTAGGCATGATTATATTGTGATTATTGTAATTATTCTATATCCATATTTAGCCTGTATCTCTGTATTATATATTGAGAAGGATATCAATGAGAAGGATCACGGTTCATATTATTTCATGTATTTCATGATCCTACTTTGTACCGCAGCTTAGCCGGAGCTCTCCAATATCTCACCTTTACACGACCTGACATCACCTATGCGGTTCAACAGGTGTGCATGCATATGCACGCACCATGTCTCGATCACTGGCATGCACTCAAGAGAATTTTAAGATATGTGAAGGGCACTTCATCGTTTGGTATTACACTCGGTCCTTCTCGTGTCACATCATTAGTGGCTTACACTGACGCTGATTGGGCTGGCTGCCCTGACACCAGGCGTTCTACTAGTGGCTACTGCGTCTATCTTGGTGATAATCTCATCTCATGGTCTTCCAAACGACAAGCCACTGTATCTCGCTCCAGTGCTGAGGCCGAATATAGAGGGGTGGCTAATGTTGTTGCTGAGATTTGCTAGCTCCGGAACGTGCTTCTCGACCTCTCATTACCACTTACACGAGCTACAATGGTTTATTGCGATAACGTCAGCGCCATTTATCTTTCCGGCAATCCGGTTCAGCATCAACGCACCAAACACATCGAATTAGATATTCACTTTGTGCGAGAGTAGGTTCAGCGCGGCAATGTTCGTATCCTTCATGTACCGTCACGATACCAGATTGCAGAT encodes the following:
- the LOC110937470 gene encoding uncharacterized mitochondrial protein AtMg00810-like encodes the protein MQQPFCSSSGYIKAVSNQSITPFPNITALSISFLFINLRYPLCSLNFGNELKRRINSSSKSHRRLKNVTHNLSFLSLGQSLAGALQYLTFTRPDITYAVQQVCMHMHAPCLDHWHALKRILRYVKGTSSFGITLGPSRVTSLVAYTDADWAGCPDTRRSTSGYCVYLGDNLISWSSKRQATVSRSSAEAEYRGVANVVAEIC